The Streptomyces sp. NBC_00459 DNA segment TCGTTGGTGATGCCTTCAATGACGCGAAGAAGGCGATCAAGAGCACATGGGACGCCGTGGCCGGCGTCGTGGCTAAGCCGATCAACTGGGTCGTCGACTTCGTGTACACGAAGGGCATCAAAGCCGTCTGGGACAAGGTTGCGACGTACGTAGGCCTCGACCCGCTTCCTAAGGCTCCGAAACTCCTCGACGCCCCCGAGAGGTTCGCCGACGGTGGACGGACGAGCGGGGGAGTTCCGGGTAAGGACTCCATCCCTATCCTGGCGATGGCGGATGAGTTCATCGTAAAGCGCAGCAGTGCCCGGAAGATCGGGTTCGACAAGCTCGCCTATATGAACGCCACGGGCGAGATTCCGCGCTTTGCCGATGGCGGCATTGTCGGTGCGCTCTCCGGAGCGTGGGACTGGACCAGGGACACCGTCAGCGGCGCCGTCTCGACGGGCATCGATTGGGCGAAGACGGGCGTCGATCTGCTCGCCAACCCGGGCAAGATCTGGGACAAGCTGATGAAGCCTCTCCTCGACGGCATCCGCGGACACCTCGACGTCGGCCAGTTCGGCGCGATGCTCGCGAAGGTCCCCGCCAAGATGATCGGTGGCCTCCGGGACAAGATCGTCAATGCTGCCTCGTCCGTGTTCTCCGGTGGGGGCGCAGGAGGCGGGACAGCGTCACTCGGCAACGGCCAGTGGGCCCGTCCGGTCAACGCCCCGTTCGGCACTCGGTTCGGCGTGGCCGGCTCGATGTGGTCCAGCGGTCATCACACGGGGCTCGACTTCCCTGCCGCGACGGGGACCCCGGCCCACGCCGTCGACGTCGGTCAGGTCATCAGTGCTGTGAGCGGCGGACCGTACGGCAACCACATCGAGATCAGTCACGGTGGCGGGTTGTCCTCGCTGTACGCCCACCTCTCCCGAATCGGAGCATCCGTCGGCCAGGCCGTGACGCGCGGGCAGACGATCGGCGCCGTCGGTGCGACGGGCAACGTCACCGGTCCTCACCTCCACCTGGAGGCGCGGCAGAACGGGCGAGCCATCGACCCCATGCCGTTCCTCTACGACGACGGCGGCTACCTCCCGCCGGGGCTCTCCCTCGTCGCCAACGGCACGGGCAAGCCTGAGCCCGTGTTCACCTCGCAGCAGTGGGACACGCTCCGCGCTGCGCGCACGTCGGCGCAGGCTCCGAACGCCACAGTCGAGAGTCACACCTACCTCGGTACGGACGAGATCACGGACATCCTTGATCGCCGCATCGTGGTCCGAGAGCAGCAGACTGCGACGGACATCAACTCCGGTCGATACATCTGATCCCTACACCACACGCACGCGTGGGCCGGCTCCGACATGGAGTCGGCCCTCCCCACGCCCCGCGGCCGACATGGACGCGGGGCGTTCCATTGTTCTTGAGAGGACCGACCATGAACTACATGAAGCCAGCGAAGAGCCAGTGCACTGCCGGGTGTCTGCACTGTGGTGCGCAGCTGACACTGAACCGCTCCGGGTTCGATAGGGACTCGATCATTTGAGAGGATCGAGTCATGGCACGCCCTTCCCCTTACCCCCTTGAGCTGCGCAAACGTGCGGTCCGCATGGTCGCCGAGGTGCGGCCCGAGTACGACACCGAGTGGTCCGCGATGAAGGCGGTCGCCGCCAAGCTGGGGATCGGGACGACCGAGACGCTGCGCAAGTGGGTCCGCCAGGACCAGATCGACAACGGAGCCCGGCCGGGGACCACGACAGAGGAGTCCGCGCAGGTCAAGGCGATGAAGAAGGAAATCGCCGAACTCAGGCGGGCGAACGAGATCTTGAAGGCGGCGGCGAGTTTCTTCGCGGCCGAGCTCGACCGGCCACACACGCGCTCGTAGCGTTCATCGACGAGCACAAGGGCCGCTTCGGCGGTGTCGAGCCGATCTGCCGCGTGCTCACCCAGCACGGCTGCAAGATCGCCCCTTCCACCTACTACGCCTGCAAGAAACGCCAGTTGGCGCCCTCGCCGCGGTCCGTGCGGGACGAGGGGCTCAAGGAACAGATCAAGGAGGTCTACGAGGCCAACTACCGTGTCTACGGTGCGAGGAAGGTCTGGCGCCAGCTGAACCGCCAGGGCCAGAAAGTGGCCCGCTGCACGGTCGAGCGTCTGATGCGCGAGATCGGCATCGCCGGCGCCGTCCGCGGCAAGAAGGTCATCACGACCATGCCGGACCCGGCGGCGGCCAGGGCCCCGGACCTGCTCGACCGCGAGTTCGTCGCACCGGCGCCGAACCGGACCTGGGTCGCCGACTTCACACACGTCGCCGCCTGGGCGGGCGTCGTCTATGTCGCCTTTATCGTGGACACCTTCTCCCGCCGCATCGTCGGCTGGTCCGCATCGCTGTCGAAACAGACCCAACTCGTCCTGGACGCCCTGGACATGGGCCTGTGGCAGCGCGACCGAGACGGTCGTCCACCCATCCCCGGCGAGTTGGTGCACCACTCCGATGCCGGGTCGCAATACACATCATTTCGCCTCGCCGAACACCTGGACTCGGTCCGGATCGCGGCCTCGATCGGGTCGGTTGGCGACGCTTACGACAACGCGCTCATGGAGTCGACGATCGGCCTGTTCAAGACCGAGGTCATAAAGCCGCAGCGGCCGTGGAAGACGCTGTCGCACGTCGAGCTCGCCACTGCCGAGTGGGTCGACTGGTACAACCACCGCCGACTCCACGGTGAGATCGGGCACATCCCACCCGTCGAATACGAAGCCAACTTCTACCGAGCAACCACGAATCTCCAGGTCACAGCCAACATCTGAGATCTCTATCGAACCCGGAACGGTTCAAAGGCCACTGCCCCGTTACCGCACCCGGGCGGTGAGTCTGCGTGAACACGTCCTGGCCGCCGGACACGACGGGGCCGTGGCGGTGACCTGGCGCAAGGGCTCCAAAGCCGCCATGGCCTCCCGTTTCGTGTTCTTACGGGTGCGGCTGGCGGGCCGGCGGCCGAAGCCTGCCGCGGACGGTGTCATCGGGCTCGTCCATCTGATCGCCCAGTGGCCCCAGGACGAGACGGAGCCGGTGAAGTACTGGATCTCGAACCTGCCCGCCGACATCCCCGCCCGCGATCTGGTGAGGCTGGCGAAGGCCCGCTGGCGCATCGAGCACGACTACCGGGAGTTGAAAACCAGCCTCGGACTGGATCACTTCGAAGGACGCTCGTTCGCCGGCTGGCACCGGCACGTCACCCTGGTCACCGCCGCCCATCTCTTCCTGACCGAACAACGGACCTGCCCAAAAGCCCCTGCCAGGGCCTGACCCTCTACCAGGCCCTGGACCTGCTCCAACACCTCCTGGCCACCTGGACCGGCATGTGCCCCACCTGCAGACAGCCCACCCCATGGCAGCACTACGACACGACCTAACAAAGCCCTACTAGGGCCTGTCCGCCCGATCATGTGACTGTCTGACTGTCTGACTGTTGGCTCGTTGTGTCAGGCATGGGGCGGGGTGACTTGACGGATGCCGAGTGGGAACGGCTGCGGCCGTTCCTGCCGGTCAGCAACGGGCGTTGTGGCCGGTGGCGGGATCATCGGCAGGTGATCGACGGGATCCTGCACCGAGTTCGGACCGGAGTGCAGTGGCGGGATCTTCCAGAGCGGTTCGGCCCCTGGAAGACCGTCTACGAACGGCATCGGCTGTGGTCGGCCGACGGCACGTGGGAGCGTCTGCTGCAGGAGGTCCAGGCCGCCGCGGATGCCACAGGCGGGATCGACTGGGACATCTCGGTCGACTCCACCGTCGTGCGGGCTCACCAGCACGCGGCCGGTGCCCGCATCGATCCGCCGCCGGCCCCCGCGTCAAAGGGGGCCGAAGAAGGCGAACATCAGCCCGAAACACCGTGGCAGAGCCTCCTCGCCCGCCTGGTGGAGGTGGTGCAGGAGGTGAGGGCCTGGGCCGCTCGCGGGGCGGGTTCACCAGCAAACTCCACCTGAGCGCCGATGGCCGCTGCCGTCCGCTGTCCCTGGTCGTCACCGCAGGGCAGCGGGCGGACTGCACCCAGTTCCAGACGGTGCTGGCGAAGATCCGCGTTCCGCGGGTCGGTCCGGGCCGGCCCCGCACGAAGCCCGACAGCATCGCGGCGGACAAGGGATACAGCAACGGCCCCTGCCGTGAGTACCTGCGGCGCCGGGGCATCCGCCACGCGATCCCGGAGAAGACCGACAGCCAGGCCGCCCGCCTGCGCAAAGGCTCGCGCGGCGGACGGCCACCGGGTTTCGACGAAGCGCGGTACAAGAAGCGCAACACCGTCGAGATGAGCAAGCCGCAGTGCTGTCATACCTGCGGTTCGTCGTCATCGCCTTGGGTTCCTTCCTTGTTCTGGATTATCGTCATCCGCTGGTGGTACAGCCAGGGTTGGCGAGCTCCGTGGCCCCGTGGCAGTTCATGCAGGCGGCGGAGGCGTTCAACTTCGGTGCGGTCGGCGTGGATCACCCAGGACCGGCGCCGGTCGTCCTGCTGATGGGCGGTGACCCAGCCCTTCTTGATCCAGCCGAAGAGCGTGACGCGGGGCATGCCGATCTCGCGGGCGAGATCGCTGGGCCACCAGTCGTCGGGGCCGAGGGGCCGGGCGTTTCGGCGGAGGGTCTGTTCCTGCCGGCTGATACAGCCCAGTTCGCGCAGTAGTTCGCGGACGCCTTGAGCGCCGAAGTGCTCGCGGCGTTTGGGCGGGCGGAAGCCTTCGGCGTTCAGGATTGTCGCGATGACGGGGGCGGCCTGTCCGGCGGCGGCCAGCTCCCGGGCCCGGGCGGCGAGTTGGGGGAAGTAGCTGAGTTGGTCCAGGCGGCCGACTGGGCGGACGGTCGCGCCGTCGGTGCGGTGGCCTCCGGCCCAGGTGATCTGGACGGTGACGCGTTCGCTGTCGTCGACCACGCTCACGCGGACGTTCTCGATCAGGTGCCGCATCAGCTGTTTGCGGTCCGTGTCCGTGGTGGTGGGCGCCCGCCACACCGCCGGGAGGTCGCCGGCCAGGGCACGGATCTGCTCGCGCTCGGCTGCCGTGAGGAAGCGGGGCCGGGCCGCGGCGAAGCGGTCGTACTCCTCGCCGAGTTGCTGCCGCTCGGTCAGCGTGGACTCCCAGTTACGCTCGAGTTCGCGGACGACCAGGCGGTTTTCGGGTTCGGCGAGCTGGTACTGACGCCGGGCCCGGTCGATGGCATAGTCCGCGCGTTCCAGGCGCTGACGCCAGATCCGGTCCACTTCCTGGCGCCGGTGCTGGGCCTGCTCGGCCGCGGCCAGCGACACTTCCAGAGCGGCCGGTGCCATCGCGGCCAGCAGCAGAACGGTGACATAGCGGTCGAGACAGGCACCGGCCAACTGCTGGCACAACTCGCCTCCGTAGTCGGCCTTGACGCGGCTGCACTCGTACTTCGGCCATAGCTTGCCGCCCTGGCCGCGTTGGTAGTGGACGGTCATGCGGGTTCCGCAGCGGCCGCAGTAGATCAGCCCGGCCAGCAGCGCCGGCCCGTCGCGCAGGGCACCCATGCTCAGTGAGCGGGTCCGGTTCGCCTCGATCCGGGCCAGGTTGCGTTCGTACTGTTCAATGCCGATATAGGCGGGCAGAACTGCGGGCAGGTACACCAGCCAGTCCTCGCGCGGCTTGCGGACCCGGCCGGTGCTCGGGCGGCCCGGCACCCGGCGGCGGGGGTCGGTGCGGCTGCGGCCATAGACATAGATCCCCGCATAGGCCGGATGCCGGAGCATGTTCTGGATCACGATCCGGCTGGGCCGTCGCCACACCAGCAGCCCCTTCTCCGGCCCTTCGCGGGTGCGGATGCCCATCTGGATGCCGTGATCGACCAGGAACCGCAGCACCCCGTTGATGAGACCGAGTTCGTCGAACAGGTCGAAGACCAGGCGGACCACGGTCTGCACCTGCTCGTCCGGGTCCTTGACGACCTGGCCGTCCGCGAGCCGGAGATAGCCCACCGGCAGGGGCACCGCTAGCTCGCCGCGACGGGCCTTGCCGATCCGTCCGTTCCACATCCGCTGCTTGATCAGATGCAGTTCGGCCTCGCTGATCGTGCCCTTGAGTCCGAGCAGCAGGCGGTCGTTGTGTCCGGCCGGGTCATAGACCCCGTCCGGGTCGGCGAGCAGGGCTCCGGCCAGGGCGCACAGTTCCAGCAGCTGGTGCCATTCACGGCCGCTTCGTGCCAGCCGGGACATCTCCACGCCGAGGACCAGGCCCACGTGGTCCAGGCCGACCTCGGAGACCAGCCGCTGAAAGCCGGGCCTGTCCACCAGACCGGACGCCGAATGGCCAAGGTCCTCGTCGATCACCAGGACCCGGGACGGCGCCCACCCCAAGTCGACCGCACGCTGGGTGAGTCCGTACTGCAGCCGGGTCGACTCCGCGTGGTCGAGGACCTGCTGCGGAGTCGACTGACGGACATAGACGACCGCGAGACGGTCGAGATGCCGGGGCTGGATCTTGCCCTCAAGCCGTTCCCACGGAGCTCTCACCACCACAGGACTCACCCCCGCCCCGTCCGGCCTCGACCACCATCCGTGTCGTCAGCTCGGCCAGCAGACACACCACCAGCTGACGGCTCAGTTCCGGAACGCTCTCCCACCGCGGCATCTGGGGAGCTCAGCGACGACATCCTCGGACACTCCGACCCACCACCCTCGCCACCACCGACCTGTCGCTCCCGCAACCGCTGAACAACAACAGCGGCACGAAGCAGGGCGTCCACCTCTATGACAGGCACATTCCCCGCCTCAGAGTCGTCTATGTGTGCATTACGGCTTGCTCCTTGAACGGACGATCAACAGGCTGAAGCAGTCCCGGGCCGTGGCCACCCGTTATGACAAGCGCGGCTATGTCTTCCTCGGCACCGCAACCACCGCAGCTCTGCTGATCTGGCTTCGGAGTTGAGTCCCGGCCTCACAAAGCGATCGGCCGATATGCCAGGGCCTGATCGACCACCTCATTAGCCGAAAGGTCCCGCTCCGGCGGCCAGAAGATCAAGCCACTGACGTGCCCAGACGGGCAAGCCAGGGTTCTGTCGAGCCTGTCCAGCCAACCGGCCACCTCGTCATCGGAGGCGCAGCCCGCATCCATGACGCGCTGCACCAGCGCGACTGCCTCCGCGCGGCTCATCTCCACTGCACTCACCAGGCCCTTCCACAACAGCCACCGTAGTGGTCAGTGATCGCCCGGACAGGTCCTAGTACTCCAGCAGTACTTCGTGGCTTGACCTGGGGAAACGTCGAGCGGTGGGAGTGTAGCGGGCGGGAAGTCGTCACGGACGGCTTCTGCCCGCACGCCCCTCGAAGGAGTGCCCCCGACGGCAAGGTCGCCCCGGGCCTGGGAAGCCTCGGGTCGTGATCACCGAACAGGCAGCCGAGACCTGGGACCGCGACCTGGACCACCTCTTCACCGCCATCGGGCGCCACTTCGGCCGTGTCGAACCACGCCGCCACATGCGGGACTACGTGCGCGCACTGCTCGCCCCGGTGGCCCGAAAAAACAGCTGGCAACTTGCCGAACACGCTGGCCACGCCACCCCAGACGGACTGCAGCACCTGCTCTCCCGAGCCCGCTGGAACCCCGACGACATCCGCGACGACCTGCAGACCTACGTCGCCGAACACCTCGGCCGCCCCGACGGTGTACTGATCATCGACGACACCGGGTTCCTGAAGAAGGGCACTACATCCGCCGGAGTCCAAAGGCAGTACTCCGGCACCGCCGGCCGCACCGAGAACTGCCAGATCGGCGTCTTCGCCGCCTACACCACCACAGCCGGCCGCGCCCTGGTGGACCGGGAGCTCTACCTGCCCAAGTCCTGGACGGACGACCGTGACCGCTGCCGCGCCGCCAAGGTCCCCGACGAGCGGGAGTTCGCCACCAAGAACACCCTCGCGGCGACGATCGTCCGCAGGGCGCTGGCCTCGCCGCTGCCGGTCGCCTGGGTCACGGCGGACGCCGCCTACGGACAGGACAACCGCTTCCGCCGGATGCTGGAAACATCCGGCGTCGGCTACGTCCTCGCCGTCCCCAAGTCCCAGTTCTCCCTGGCCGGCCCACGCATCGACAAGGCCTTCGAGCAGGCCCCCGACCAGGCATGGGAACGCCGTTCCTGCGGCGCGGGCGCGAAGGGACAGCGCGAATACGACTGGGCAGCCGTCCAGTTGCGCCCAGTGTCCGAGTACGACCACCAGGACGGCGTGTTGATCCGTCGACGGTGGGCGCTGGCACGGCGCAGCTTGAGTCGGCCGGACGAAATCGCCTACTACCTCGGCTACGCACCGCTGGATGTCGGTGTGGACGAACT contains these protein-coding regions:
- a CDS encoding recombinase family protein, with the protein product MVVRAPWERLEGKIQPRHLDRLAVVYVRQSTPQQVLDHAESTRLQYGLTQRAVDLGWAPSRVLVIDEDLGHSASGLVDRPGFQRLVSEVGLDHVGLVLGVEMSRLARSGREWHQLLELCALAGALLADPDGVYDPAGHNDRLLLGLKGTISEAELHLIKQRMWNGRIGKARRGELAVPLPVGYLRLADGQVVKDPDEQVQTVVRLVFDLFDELGLINGVLRFLVDHGIQMGIRTREGPEKGLLVWRRPSRIVIQNMLRHPAYAGIYVYGRSRTDPRRRVPGRPSTGRVRKPREDWLVYLPAVLPAYIGIEQYERNLARIEANRTRSLSMGALRDGPALLAGLIYCGRCGTRMTVHYQRGQGGKLWPKYECSRVKADYGGELCQQLAGACLDRYVTVLLLAAMAPAALEVSLAAAEQAQHRRQEVDRIWRQRLERADYAIDRARRQYQLAEPENRLVVRELERNWESTLTERQQLGEEYDRFAAARPRFLTAAEREQIRALAGDLPAVWRAPTTTDTDRKQLMRHLIENVRVSVVDDSERVTVQITWAGGHRTDGATVRPVGRLDQLSYFPQLAARARELAAAGQAAPVIATILNAEGFRPPKRREHFGAQGVRELLRELGCISRQEQTLRRNARPLGPDDWWPSDLAREIGMPRVTLFGWIKKGWVTAHQQDDRRRSWVIHADRTEVERLRRLHELPRGHGARQPWLYHQRMTIIQNKEGTQGDDDEPQV
- a CDS encoding e9imm peptide; translation: MSRAEAVALVQRVMDAGCASDDEVAGWLDRLDRTLACPSGHVSGLIFWPPERDLSANEVVDQALAYRPIAL
- a CDS encoding IS701 family transposase encodes the protein MITEQAAETWDRDLDHLFTAIGRHFGRVEPRRHMRDYVRALLAPVARKNSWQLAEHAGHATPDGLQHLLSRARWNPDDIRDDLQTYVAEHLGRPDGVLIIDDTGFLKKGTTSAGVQRQYSGTAGRTENCQIGVFAAYTTTAGRALVDRELYLPKSWTDDRDRCRAAKVPDEREFATKNTLAATIVRRALASPLPVAWVTADAAYGQDNRFRRMLETSGVGYVLAVPKSQFSLAGPRIDKAFEQAPDQAWERRSCGAGAKGQREYDWAAVQLRPVSEYDHQDGVLIRRRWALARRSLSRPDEIAYYLGYAPLDVGVDELVRVAGARWAIEECFQAAKNECGLDEYEVRRYVGWYRHITLAMLAHTFLVAMSARAAEKGDPLVRMPWSSSSPWQKCDDSWQLTHPETFTPSLTC
- a CDS encoding IS3 family transposase (programmed frameshift), whose amino-acid sequence is MARPSPYPLELRKRAVRMVAEVRPEYDTEWSAMKAVAAKLGIGTTETLRKWVRQDQIDNGARPGTTTEESAQVKAMKKEIAELRRANEILKAAAKFLRGRARPATHALVAFIDEHKGRFGGVEPICRVLTQHGCKIAPSTYYACKKRQLAPSPRSVRDEGLKEQIKEVYEANYRVYGARKVWRQLNRQGQKVARCTVERLMREIGIAGAVRGKKVITTMPDPAAARAPDLLDREFVAPAPNRTWVADFTHVAAWAGVVYVAFIVDTFSRRIVGWSASLSKQTQLVLDALDMGLWQRDRDGRPPIPGELVHHSDAGSQYTSFRLAEHLDSVRIAASIGSVGDAYDNALMESTIGLFKTEVIKPQRPWKTLSHVELATAEWVDWYNHRRLHGEIGHIPPVEYEANFYRATTNLQVTANI